The Synchiropus splendidus isolate RoL2022-P1 chromosome 1, RoL_Sspl_1.0, whole genome shotgun sequence genome includes a window with the following:
- the sncgb gene encoding synuclein, gamma b (breast cancer-specific protein 1) isoform X2, protein MDVLMKGFSMAKEGVVAAAEKTKAGMEEAAAKTKEGVMYVGNKTKEGVVSSVNTVANRTVDQANIVGDTAVAGANEVSQATVEGVENVAASTGLMGQGEYGGMEQGGEGGEGY, encoded by the exons ATGGATGTATTGATGAAGGGTTTCTCCATGGCCAAGGAGGGGGTGGTGGCCGCCGCCGAGAAGACCAAAGCTGGCATGGAGGAGGCGGCCGCCAAGACCAAGGAGGGGGTGATGTATGTCG GCAATAAGACAAAAGAGGGCGTTGTGTCATCAGTAAACACAG TGGCCAACAGGACTGTGGATCAGGCAAACATTGTGGGAGATACAGCGGTGGCCGGAGCCAACGAAGTATCACAGGCAACCGTGGAGGGGGTGGAGAACGTTGCTGCGTCCACCGGACTCATGGGCCAG GGAGAGTATGGAGGGATGGAGCAAGGCGGCGAAGGAGGAGAG ggttACTAG
- the sncgb gene encoding synuclein, gamma b (breast cancer-specific protein 1) isoform X1 → MDVLMKGFSMAKEGVVAAAEKTKAGMEEAAAKTKEGVMYVGNKTKEGVVSSVNTVANRTVDQANIVGDTAVAGANEVSQATVEGVENVAASTGLMGQEEPVNEGEYGGMEQGGEGGEGY, encoded by the exons ATGGATGTATTGATGAAGGGTTTCTCCATGGCCAAGGAGGGGGTGGTGGCCGCCGCCGAGAAGACCAAAGCTGGCATGGAGGAGGCGGCCGCCAAGACCAAGGAGGGGGTGATGTATGTCG GCAATAAGACAAAAGAGGGCGTTGTGTCATCAGTAAACACAG TGGCCAACAGGACTGTGGATCAGGCAAACATTGTGGGAGATACAGCGGTGGCCGGAGCCAACGAAGTATCACAGGCAACCGTGGAGGGGGTGGAGAACGTTGCTGCGTCCACCGGACTCATGGGCCAG GAGGAGCCTGTAAATGAG GGAGAGTATGGAGGGATGGAGCAAGGCGGCGAAGGAGGAGAG ggttACTAG